In Herpetosiphon gulosus, the genomic stretch TCACCACTGGGTCGCTAGTGAGCACTGCATTAATATAGCCACATAATTCACTGACTGAAAGTTGTTCCATGGCTTGACCTGCTTATTGAGGATAGTAGCACAATTGTACGAGGATTTAACCAAAAAAACAATCGACAATTATTTAGCGGATTGAGTATGTTCCCTCACCCCCATGAAGATTGGAACTCCCCTCGCCCGCCGCAGTGGGAGAGGGGTTGGGGGTGAGGGCATGGAGATGATCCTTAAAACCAACCCTTGTAGGTCGGTTGATGAGGGAGCCAAACTTAATCAAGCGGCACGATTGAAATTAGCACTTGACCATATTCAACAGGCTGACTATTTTCAACGTGAATCGCGGCTACCCGCCCATGAATTTCGCTCTCGATTTCGTTCATCATCTTCATGGCTTCGACGATGCCAATCACATCGCCTGGATGAACCTCATCGCCAACTTTGACGTAGGCTGGGTCTTTGGGTGATGGCGAAGCATAGAAGGTTCCTACCATTGGCGATGTAATTGGTTGACCAATGGGAGCGGCAGGTGTTTCGGCAAGGTTGACAGCAACTGGCGCAGCCGCTACACCACTGGTTACAACCACGGGGGCCGCCACCGCATAGGGCGTGCGCTTGACATGAATTTTGGCATCGCCACGCTCAAGGCTTAGCTCAGTAATATCAGTTTGGGTGATTAACCGCAGCAACTCACGCACATCCTCGGTGAGTAAATTCTGTTCGGGTGTTTGCTCACTCATGGGCTAGCATCCTCAACTACACTGGAAAATGGCGACGGCGCAGGGATTCTTGCCCAGCGCCGTGATGATCAGCTTTAAACTAATGGGCCAAACCCCACTTAGATCCGAGTAATGTACTTACCGTTGGTGGTATCAACCCGAATCCGTTCGCCAACCGCGACGAATGAAGGCACTTGAACCACCAAGCCTGTATCGGTGGTTGCAGGCTTGCCGCCACCTGAAGCGGTATCGCCTTTGTAGTTTGGCTCGGTTTCAACCACGACCATCTCAACTGAAGGTGGCAACGAAATATCCAGCACTTCATCTTCGTAGGTCAAAACGTCGAAGGTTTCGTTTTCGCGAATGTACAACAACGCATCTTCGAGCAAATCCACGCTAACCGGGAATTGATCGTAGGTTTCGGTGTTCATCACATAGATGTAATTATCTTCGCGATAGAGATATTGCACGTTACGGGTTGACAAGCGGGCAACTTCGAAGCGTTCGCCAGCCATAAACGTTTTAACCGTTGTAGCACTGGTGCGGACATTGCGTAAGGTCAGGCGCAAGAATGCCGTGCCACGACCTTGCTTGACGTGGTTGGCTTCCATCACGCGGAACAATTCACCATCAATAATGAGGGTTAGACCTTTGCGTACTTCACCTGTTGAGACCATGATACAAGAACTCCCTTTGGGTTGTAATAAATTTTAGGCTTGCTCGATCACAATAATCGGGTCAAGTGGCGATTGTGTAAGAGTTTCAACGCCATTGGCGTTGAGCAAAACCAAGTTTTCGAGCCGCACGCCGCCCCAATCGGGCAGATAAATGCCTGGCTCAATGCTAAAAATTGAGCCAACTGGCAGCAGATCGTTATGCACACGACTGAGCCGTGGCTCTTCATGAATTTGTAGGCCAACCCCGTGGCCTGTGCCATGGCTGAAATATTCGCCATAGCCTGAGGCTTCGATCACATTGCGAGCCAAGGCATCGGCTTCTTTGCCAGTGGTGTTGGCGCTGATACCGTTGGTTGCATCGGCAAGGGCGTGGCGCACAATGCCATAAATTTCATCAAATTTGGCATCGGGCTGGCCTAAAACCAATGTGCGCGTCATATCGCCATGATAGCCAGCATAGAGCGCCCCAAAATCGACCACAATCGGCTGGCCTTGGCCCAGCGGGGCGTTGCCAGCGTGATAATGGGGCAAAGCGCTATTCAAGCCAGCACCCACAATAATCTCAAAGGCTAAACCATCGCCGCCATGCTCAACAATCGCCTTGTGCAATTCCCAGGCAACTTCGCGTTCGAGCATGCTTGGGCGCAACATCGGCTTGACTGCGGCTAAGGCTTGGTCGGTAATGTTAATTGCTTGGCGCAAGGCCGCAACTTCTTCACTGCTTTTGATCGCGCGGAGTTGCTCGGTCAATGCCCCAATGGCAACCAAGGTTACATCAGCAGGCAAGGCTTGGCGTAAGGCATTGTAATCGGCAACGCTGAGGGTTGCTGGCTCAAAGCCCAAGCGCGTGATCGGTGCAATATGGCGGCCAACACAGCTATACAAGCTTTCATCAAGCGTGCGGGTGATCGTTTCAAATTGGCTGGCCTCTTGGGCTGCTTGCACGGTATAACGGCCATCGCTGATTAATAATGCCCGTTGAGCATCAATAATCAACAAGCCTGCCGAGCCAGTAAACCCGCTCAAATAGCGTCGATTTTGGCTATTAGCGACCAACAATCCATCGATTTGGGCTGCTTCAAAAAGCATCCGCAACGCTGCGAGCCGTTCTTGAGACACCGCGCACCAGCCTTTCAGCACACTACAAGCCCGCTTGGGGTTGCCAACGGGCTTTGTGTAGTATATATGCCATCAAAGATGCTTGTCAAACGTTTTTATTGTAAAGCTGGTGTTCAGCCTATGCTTGTTTGATCCTCGGGCTATTTTACCCCGCCAAACGCAGCAAAGCAGCTATTTTTATGCAAAATATCGATCTTTTGGAAGCCAACGTTGCGCAAAATGTCAATTTGCCAGAGCAATGGGCGCGGCGAATCTTCGATTTCGATATACTCAAATACTTGGTCGCGGTAAGCCTCATCGCGGAAATCACTGAGATATTGGCCATAGCGTTGCCACATCAAGTTATGGACGGCCTCACTGGAATGTTCCACTAGATCGAAAATCCACAGCGAGCCGCCTGGCCGCAAGGCTGCATAACATTGGGCAAAGACCGCCTGCCATTCAGCATCGTCGCGTAGGTGGTGAAATACCGCCGCTGCCACAATAATATCAACCTGCTCATTGCCCAATTCAAGCTGGCGTACATCGCCTTGCAGTGCAGTAACCGTGCCTGTTGTGGCCGCCCCGACCCGTTGTTGCGCTCGCTCAAGCATTGGCAAACTCAAATCGATCAGGGTCACATCAAGGTTAGGTAATTCTTGCAAGATTCGTAGGCTATAGTTGCCAGCGCCGCAGCCAATATCCAACATATGACGAGCATTAGGAGTGGTGGCAGCGGCAGCTTGGGCAACTAAAGTCATTGCTAACGGGGCATCGACGGTCGCTGATTGACCAGTTTCCAAATTGGAAAAACGCTCAACATCAGCATCGAAGCGGGCACGAATCGTTTCAACGGTTGATTTGGTCATGGGAAATATCCTCAAACACAAACGAACTTCAATCGCGCTATTTTAGCAGGCTTGAGGAATTTTGTACTGATCAATATAGGATAAATTTAGTGCGCTTTTGGCTGGTTGAGTTTTTGGTGTTTCCAATCCCTGCCCCCCAACAACCGAACCCCGATCCCTCGCTGCGTGATTTCGCTGCTCAATCAATCCTTAATCGATGGTGGTCATTTTGATTGGTAATGCTGGGGCGGGCTTGCCGCGTACACGCCGAATTACTTCTTTGAGTGCTCCCAGCAGCAAACGTGGTGGCGAAAGCAGGCTGATTGTCAAGCCATTGCGGCCATCGGTGGCCTTCGATGCCAGCCAAACCGCTTTCTGGGCAGGCACACTGGGCGGATTGCCCCACATGCGCAAGATCGTGCTGAGCGCTTCAAGTTTGGCCTCGTAGCCCGCCATCACTTGCACGTCAGTCAGCATATCGGTGGTCATCAAGCCTGGGTTAAAGCCCAAAACTTCGATGGCTTGGTTGCGATGTTCTTTGGCGAGGGCCAAGGTAAAATTGCGTACCCAGCTTTTGCTAGCACCATAGGCGGTTTGAAACGGCACAGGCCCAGTATCGCCCCGCCCAAACAGATTGATCAATTTGCCATGACCTTGTTGTTGAAAATGTTTGAGCGCAGTAATTGAGCCGTGGTATGTGCCAAAAATATTCGTGTCGATCACGCGCCGATAATCGCGAGGATGAATTGCCACAGTCGCACCATAAGGCCCAGCCACGCCAGCATTGTTGATCCAGACATCAAGTTTGCCAAACTGGGCGATGGTTTGATCGCGTAGCGCTTCGATTGCTGCCAAATCGCCAACATCGCAGGTTGTCGCCAGCACATGGCTCGATTGGCGTTTGAGTTGAGCCAGGGCTTGTTCAAGACTGGCCTGATCGCGGCCAGCAATCACAACTTTGGCTCCTTGGCGCAACATTGCTTCGGCCATTGCCAAGCCCAAGCCACGGCTACCACCAGTAATGACAATCACTTTATCTAAAAGTTTCATTGGGCACTCCTAACTACTTGCGCTTGAATGTTAATTCTTCTTGCAAAGCACCGTTGACAAAACGCTGTAACCGCATGTCTCCATCCGAATTCTTAGGATATAAACGCCACTCTTCTGGCTCAACATTTACAATCAACATGTTGGTTTCGATTTGCGGAGTAGCCGAAAATTCTTTGTTAATTTGGGTTGCTGGGCACGCTGTAGTTAAACCCACAAATGCTTTATTGCGCGGAAGACCTTCAAAACGAATGTTAAGCATTTGAATTTCTGAGATCGAATTCTCGTTTTGCCAACATCCTGCAAACCAACCAAAACTTGTAGGAATATTTGGTCCTGTTGGTTGGCTAGTCGTCTTGGTTAGCTTGATTTCCAATCGGTTATTAGCATCGTTAATGTTATATGCAGCCTTAATTGAATTATAGGTATCGGCCTTAATTTCAATGATGATTGAATTTTTATCTTTTGAGATACTTACTGTAGCATTCCCATTAGTATCTGTGTTAATTATTGTAGTATTATCAATAACAACTGTTGCATTATTAATTGGCGTATTAGTTTCTTGATCAATCACAATAATTATGATATCGCGTTTTTGATCAAACGGTAATATATTGAAATACATCAATATTTGACAAATTGCTGCTACAGTGGCAAGAATGGCAAATAGGAAAAGTATTTTCTTGTTTTCTTGTAATCGTTCAATTAAAGAAGATTTTTTTGAAGTAGTTTTAGCGTTTTTTGGTTCATCGTTATTAGCAGGTAACGTTGAGGGGGTAGAGTTATTTAATTGATTCTTTTCGGCTGCCTTGATTTGTTGCTCTAGTTTTTCGCGCTGTTGGAGCAAGGCTGGCGCTGAATGCTTATCGCCACCATCTTGAGTAATTTGCTTTTGAATCTCATCAAGTTTTTGCTTCAATTGATCGATTGTTGGCATAACTTCAACCTCAGGTAGTTATAAATTGAAGCAGCGCTTCATAATGGGTCAGATCTTCCAACAGCAAATCGGGCTGGTGCTCAGCAAGTTGTTCGAGGCTGAAGCGACCAGTTGCCACGGCGACCGAGCATGCTCCAGCAATTTTGGCGCAAGCAATATCAAACGGCGTATCACCAATTACCACCACATCATCAAACGTGCCATGCCAACCAGCAGCTTGTGCTCGTTGCAATGCCACGGGCACTAAATCGTTGCGAATATGGCTATCCGAGCCGAACGCACCCCATTCCCAACGAAAATGGCGACTGAGATCGACGGCATCGAGTTTGATCTTGGCGGTGCGTTGCATATTGCCAGTCAGCAGCGAGTGAATTGTATGCGCTTGTAAGTGGCTCAAGGCTGCATGAACCCCATGTAAAATTGTGGTTTCATGTTGTAGATATTCAAAACGGGCCTGCAATTCACCTTCGTAAACCACATAAAATTGCTCAAGCCGTTCGAGAATCGCCACCTCATCCCAAGTATGCAAGGTCTCGCGAACGATCAAGCCATCGGTTTTGCCAGCAGTCGAGCTAAGCGGCAGATCAACCTCGTATACACGCTGAAACGCAGCCTTGAAAGCTTCAAGACTGCGCCCATGTGACCGAATCAGGGTTCCATCAATATCCCAGAGCAGCAATTTCATTGTTCGGTTGGTTCCCCATTGACAAGGTCGGCCAGCGGCTGCACCAATTCGCCAAGGCTGCGGAATTGTGGCCCCAGCTCGGTATCTTTAAGTGGAATATTGACTGGCACGGTTAAACTGACGGGCACTGAGGCTTGCAGCGGAATCGTCAGGCTCAGATAGACTGGCAATTCCAAACCTTCGGGCAAATTCAAGGCCACACTGGCTTTGAGATAACCCACGCCAGGCAGGGTAATATCGGCGGGCACTTGCAACGGCACGGCTTGGGTTATCCGCACATTGGTATTTTGGCTAACTGGCACTTGCAAGGTAATCGGCAATTGCTCGTTCAACGGTACGCTAGCTTTAATCGTGGCATTGCTCAGGCCATCAATCGTATCAGTTAATTTGGCAATAGTTGGTTTGAGTGGCGCTAGGCCGGTTTTATAGCCAAATAGCGCAATTGCTAAAACGCCTAAACCAATAATCAGCACAATATTGAGGATAAAGGAGGTCATGATCATAAACTTGTACGAGCGATCGATATCAACTCGTTCAACAGCAGTTGTTTTGGTCGAATCGGTGGATTTGCGGTTGCGATTGGCCACGTCAACCTCCTTGCAGTGCCTCGAAGGGGAAAATTCATCAGCAGTATACCACAGCCGATCGTTGCTTGTTAGAGCCATTCTGTCATAAATATTGTGATCACCACCCCTCCGCCCCGCCTCAAGGCGGGGAACGCAGGGTGTTTTCATCCCCCTGCACCCCCTAATAGTTGTTACGTGGACTGTCTCTGTGCTTTCTTATACCCTAAAGTGAGATATTCTTCTGAGTATTTAGCTGTAAATTGATCATCTAATAGCCAAATAATGCCTTTTGATCCTGAAACGATGCGCTATGCTACAATGCGCGTTGGTAAACAAGCAAGCCCATGCGTGAGGATGTGATTATGGCCCTCCATGAATTGACAATTGCCGAGGCCCGCGCCCAATTGGATCGCGGTGAGATTACCTCGGTGCAACTGACCGAGGCTCTGCTGGAACGCATCGCCGCGTTAGAGCCAACCCTGCATTCGTTTTTAACTCAAACGCCCGATTTGGCTTTGCAACAAGCGCAAGCTGCCGACGAGCGCATCAAGGCTGGCAACGCCACAAGCTTAACTGGCATTCCGTTGGGCATTAAAGATGTGATTGTCACCAAAGATGTGCGTACCACCTGCGGCTCGAAAGTGTTGGAGAATTGGGTTCCACCCTACGATGCCACCGTCGTGAGCAAACTCAACGAGGCTGGCACGGTAACTCTCGGCAAGCTCAATATGGATGAGTTTGCTATGGGTTCGTCCAACGAAAATAGTGCTTTTGGTGGTACACGCAACCCATGGGATACCGAACGTGTGCCTGGTGGCTCATCGGGTGGTTCGGCGGCGGCGGTTGCTGCTGGTCAAGCTTTTGGCACGTTAGGCACTGATACTGGTGGCTCAATTCGCCAGCCTGCCGCTTTGTGTGGGATTGTCGGTTTGAAGCCAACCTATGGGCGGGTTTCGCGCTATGGTTTAGTGGCCTTTGCCTCATCACTCGATCAATGTGGGCCATTCGCTCGCACAGTTGAAGACGTGGCACTGCTGCTCGAAACCATCTCAGGCCATGATCCCAAAGATTCGACCAGCGCCAATTTGCCAGTGCCCGATTATCGCGCTAGCTTAACTGGCGACATTCGCGGCCTCAAAGTTGGCGTGCCCAGTGAATATTTCGTTGATGGCATGGAGCCTGGGGTTGAAAAAGCGGTACGCACGGCGATTGAGCAGATTAAGGATTTGGGTGCTGAAATCGTTGAGGTTTCGCTGCCCCACACCAAATATGCCTTGCCAGTGTATTACATCATTGCTCCAGCCGAATGTAGCACCAACTTGGCTCGCTTCGATGGCGTGCGCTATGGCGTGCGCTTGGAAGGCAATGGGCTGTTCGATGAAATTGAATCGACCCGCGGCCAATTGTTTGGCTCGGAGGTGCGCCGCCGGATTATGCTTGGAACGTATGCGCTCTCATCGGGCTATTACGATGCCTACTATCGCCGTGCCCAACAAGTGCGTACCTTGATTCGCCGCGACTTCCAAGAGGTTTGGAGTAAAGTCGATTTATTGGCAGCGCCAACCTCGCCCAGCGTGGCCTTCAAAATTGGCGAAAAAGCTGATGATCCAGTGGCGATGTATCTTTCGGATGTGTGTACCTTGCCAATTAACTTGGCTGGTGTGCCTGGCTTGGTCGTGCCATGTGGCTTTAGCGACAATTTGCCAACCGGCCTGCAATTGATTGGCAAGCCGTTCGATGAAGCAACCTTGCTGCGCGTCGGCCATGCCTACGAGCAACATAACAGCTGGTACAAACAACATCCAAGTTTGTAGCCAAACGTTTCGTAACCACGAAGAATGCGAAGACCACTAAGTAATGATCCTTCGTGCTCTTCGTGTCCTTCGTGGTTAAATTTCATCCCTCATCCCTCTCCCTAAGCTATTGCAATCTCTGAGCGCCACGGCTACCATTGAACTACGGAAGCATCTAGTAGGGAGCCAACGGCATGACCAGTTATAGCATCACTGGGCGGGTGGTTCGGACGATTGATCTTGCGCCGCTTGCCAACATTAGCGTGCGGTTTATCTCACAAGCAGGCTATCTGAGCAATGTGGCCAATCGCAGCCTCTTGCCAGCAGGCCAAGTCGATTGGACGCGCTCGCTGACAGGGTTTAGCGGCACACGCTGGGAATGTTGGGAGCAGCAGATCAATGGCAAAGTAGCAATTGCTTGGGGCGATTTTCGCGATGGTGCCTTGATCTACAACCCACATTTGAGCGACGATGGACGGGTGTTTCATAGCGACAAAACCTATTTGATGCCCGAAGTTTCGCC encodes the following:
- a CDS encoding SDR family oxidoreductase; translation: MKLLDKVIVITGGSRGLGLAMAEAMLRQGAKVVIAGRDQASLEQALAQLKRQSSHVLATTCDVGDLAAIEALRDQTIAQFGKLDVWINNAGVAGPYGATVAIHPRDYRRVIDTNIFGTYHGSITALKHFQQQGHGKLINLFGRGDTGPVPFQTAYGASKSWVRNFTLALAKEHRNQAIEVLGFNPGLMTTDMLTDVQVMAGYEAKLEALSTILRMWGNPPSVPAQKAVWLASKATDGRNGLTISLLSPPRLLLGALKEVIRRVRGKPAPALPIKMTTID
- a CDS encoding Xaa-Pro peptidase family protein, whose protein sequence is MSQERLAALRMLFEAAQIDGLLVANSQNRRYLSGFTGSAGLLIIDAQRALLISDGRYTVQAAQEASQFETITRTLDESLYSCVGRHIAPITRLGFEPATLSVADYNALRQALPADVTLVAIGALTEQLRAIKSSEEVAALRQAINITDQALAAVKPMLRPSMLEREVAWELHKAIVEHGGDGLAFEIIVGAGLNSALPHYHAGNAPLGQGQPIVVDFGALYAGYHGDMTRTLVLGQPDAKFDEIYGIVRHALADATNGISANTTGKEADALARNVIEASGYGEYFSHGTGHGVGLQIHEEPRLSRVHNDLLPVGSIFSIEPGIYLPDWGGVRLENLVLLNANGVETLTQSPLDPIIVIEQA
- the accB gene encoding acetyl-CoA carboxylase biotin carboxyl carrier protein; the encoded protein is MSEQTPEQNLLTEDVRELLRLITQTDITELSLERGDAKIHVKRTPYAVAAPVVVTSGVAAAPVAVNLAETPAAPIGQPITSPMVGTFYASPSPKDPAYVKVGDEVHPGDVIGIVEAMKMMNEIESEIHGRVAAIHVENSQPVEYGQVLISIVPLD
- a CDS encoding haloacid dehalogenase-like hydrolase, with the protein product MKLLLWDIDGTLIRSHGRSLEAFKAAFQRVYEVDLPLSSTAGKTDGLIVRETLHTWDEVAILERLEQFYVVYEGELQARFEYLQHETTILHGVHAALSHLQAHTIHSLLTGNMQRTAKIKLDAVDLSRHFRWEWGAFGSDSHIRNDLVPVALQRAQAAGWHGTFDDVVVIGDTPFDIACAKIAGACSVAVATGRFSLEQLAEHQPDLLLEDLTHYEALLQFITT
- the gatA gene encoding Asp-tRNA(Asn)/Glu-tRNA(Gln) amidotransferase subunit GatA gives rise to the protein MMALHELTIAEARAQLDRGEITSVQLTEALLERIAALEPTLHSFLTQTPDLALQQAQAADERIKAGNATSLTGIPLGIKDVIVTKDVRTTCGSKVLENWVPPYDATVVSKLNEAGTVTLGKLNMDEFAMGSSNENSAFGGTRNPWDTERVPGGSSGGSAAAVAAGQAFGTLGTDTGGSIRQPAALCGIVGLKPTYGRVSRYGLVAFASSLDQCGPFARTVEDVALLLETISGHDPKDSTSANLPVPDYRASLTGDIRGLKVGVPSEYFVDGMEPGVEKAVRTAIEQIKDLGAEIVEVSLPHTKYALPVYYIIAPAECSTNLARFDGVRYGVRLEGNGLFDEIESTRGQLFGSEVRRRIMLGTYALSSGYYDAYYRRAQQVRTLIRRDFQEVWSKVDLLAAPTSPSVAFKIGEKADDPVAMYLSDVCTLPINLAGVPGLVVPCGFSDNLPTGLQLIGKPFDEATLLRVGHAYEQHNSWYKQHPSL
- a CDS encoding class I SAM-dependent methyltransferase, encoding MTKSTVETIRARFDADVERFSNLETGQSATVDAPLAMTLVAQAAAATTPNARHMLDIGCGAGNYSLRILQELPNLDVTLIDLSLPMLERAQQRVGAATTGTVTALQGDVRQLELGNEQVDIIVAAAVFHHLRDDAEWQAVFAQCYAALRPGGSLWIFDLVEHSSEAVHNLMWQRYGQYLSDFRDEAYRDQVFEYIEIEDSPRPLLWQIDILRNVGFQKIDILHKNSCFAAFGGVK
- the efp gene encoding elongation factor P, translated to MVSTGEVRKGLTLIIDGELFRVMEANHVKQGRGTAFLRLTLRNVRTSATTVKTFMAGERFEVARLSTRNVQYLYREDNYIYVMNTETYDQFPVSVDLLEDALLYIRENETFDVLTYEDEVLDISLPPSVEMVVVETEPNYKGDTASGGGKPATTDTGLVVQVPSFVAVGERIRVDTTNGKYITRI